One genomic segment of Helianthus annuus cultivar XRQ/B chromosome 14, HanXRQr2.0-SUNRISE, whole genome shotgun sequence includes these proteins:
- the LOC110883276 gene encoding uncharacterized protein LOC110883276 codes for MEDEYVDPKNRRRKTNITNRHHFVVNNFNTVLDMQIQELGNRFNEVTTNLLTCMSSLSPRDNFSSFNKLNLLKLAEMYPYDFTFDEKDKLIDELGHYISNMKRNSRFDNLNGVSDLAKRMVETRKHIEYQLVYRLIKLSLVLSVATASVERSFSSMKLVKTELHNRMGDGYMNDSCICYIETEFLQQVSVESVMQRFQKMKTRRQQL; via the coding sequence ATGGAAGATGAGTATGTTGACCCGAAAAACAGAAGAAGAAAGACCAACATCACCAATCGTCATCATTTTGTGGTCAATAATTTCAACACGGTTCTCGACATGCAAATTCAAGAGCTTGGAAACCGTTTTAACGAGGTAACCACTAACTTGCTTACGTGTATGAGTTCTTTGAGCCCGCGTGATAATTTTAGTTCCTTTAATAAACTAAACTTGCTAAAGTTGGCCGAAATGTATCCGTATGATTTTACTTTTGATGAAAAAGATAAGCTTATCGATGAACTCGGCCACTACATTTCTAATATGAAAAGAAATAGTCGGTTTGATAACCTGAATGGGGTTAGTGATCTTGCCAAAAGGATGGTGGAAACAAGGAAACACATTGAGTATCAGTTGGTCTATCGTTTAATAAAGTTGTCACTAGTTTTATCGGTTGCAACGGCTAGTGTTGAAAGGAGTTTTTCTTCAATGAAGCTTGTGAAGACAGAATTGCATAATAGGATGGGTGATGGATACATGAACGATTCTTGCATTTGTTACATTGAAACGGAGTTCTTACAACAAGTTTCCGTTGAGAGTGTAATGCAACGttttcaaaagatgaaaactcGTCGTCAACAACTTTAG